One window from the genome of Elaeis guineensis isolate ETL-2024a chromosome 5, EG11, whole genome shotgun sequence encodes:
- the LOC105046234 gene encoding high mobility group B protein 1 — MKGGKGKGATKKETKEVLKPADDRKVGKRKAAIKADKSSKRQAKKEKKAKKDPNKPKRPPSAFFVFLEEFRKQYKQEHPNVKAVSVVGKAGGEKWKSLSDAEKAPYEAKAAKRKSEYEKQMSAYNKKQESVTDDGDEESDRSKSEVNDEDEEESGEEEEDEDED; from the exons ATGAAGGGAGGAAAGGGAAAAGGGGCAACAAAGAAGGAAACTAAGGAAGTGCTGAAGCCAGCTGATGACAG aaaGGTTGGGAAACGCAAGGCTGCAATTAAGGCAGATAAGAGTAGCAAAAGACAGgccaagaaggaaaaaaaggccAAAAAAGATCCTAACAAACCAAAGAGGCCTCCaagtgctttctttgttttcct TGAAGAGTTCAGGAAACAATACAAGCAGGAACATCCCAATGTGAAGGCTGTCTCAGTT GTTGGTAAAGCTGGAGGAGAGAAGTGGAAATCATTGTCTGATGCT GAGAAAGCTCCATATGAAGCCAAAGCTGCAAAAAGGAAGAGTGAATACGAAAAGCAAATGTCTGCCTACAACAAGAAACAA GAAAGTGTGACTGATGATGGTGATGAGGAGTCTGATAGGTCAAAGTCTGAAGTCAATGATGAGGATGAAGAGGAAAGTGGAGAG GAGGAGGAAGATGAGGATGAGGATTGA
- the LOC105046233 gene encoding 3beta,22alpha-dihydroxysteroid 3-dehydrogenase isoform X2 has product MAPAAAASASASAYSRYILLLSTSDHQFLLLPVLMSVVAVLVLQLLRRSSWMRKKMNNSGGGEGKGLPPPGSVGLPLVGETLRLIAAYKTEDPEPFIDERVRRHGRLFTTHVFGERTVFSADPEFNRVVLGGEGRSVECSYPSSISTLLGRHSLLLMRGALHKRMHSLTLTRLASPAAIRDSPLLFHIDRLVQTTLDSWAPQSRVLLLDQAKKITFELTVKQLVSYDPGEWTEALRREYLLLIEGFFSIPFPSFLSFTTYGRAIKARRKVAEALREVIRKRKEEKMRQNDDHDDKEGQGRRKKDMVAELLEAEEGFSEEEMVDFLLALLVAGYETTPTIMTLAVKFVTDNPPALSFLAEEHEKIRARKKDEMEPLDWSDYKSMPFTQCVINETLRVANIVGGIFRRAVTDLHFKGYTIPKGSKVFASFRAVHLDPEYYEEARTFNPWRWQTNDAVQQASGAGLFTPFGGGARLCPGYELARVVISVFLHHLVTRFSWEAAEDKLVFFPTTRTLKGYPINVCRRRKSLS; this is encoded by the exons ATGGCTCCGGCGGCGGCGGCGTCCGCGTCCGCGTCGGCGTACTCTCGCTACATCCTCCTCCTCTCCACTTCCGACCATCAGTTCCTGCTCCTGCCGGTGCTCATGTCGGTGGTGGCCGTCCTCGTCCTCCAGCTCCTCCGCCGCTCCTCATGGATGAGGAAGAAGATGAATAATAGCGGCGGCGGAGAAGGCAAGGGGCTTCCACCGCCGGGGAGCGTGGGGCTGCCGCTGGTTGGGGAGACGCTGAGGCTGATCGCGGCCTACAAGACGGAGGACCCGGAGCCCTTCATCGACGAGCGGGTGCGGCGGCACGGGCGGCTCTTCACGACGCACGTGTTCGGGGAGCGCACCGTGTTCTCGGCGGACCCGGAGTTCAACCGCGTGGTGCTGGGCGGCGAGGGCCGGTCGGTGGAGTGCAGCTACCCCTCCTCCATCTCGACGCTGCTGGGCCGCCACTCGTTGCTTCTCATGAGGGGGGCCCTCCACAAGCGTATGCACTCCCTCACCCTCACCCGCCTCGCCTCCCCCGCCGCCATCCGCGATTCCCCACTCCTCTTCCACATCGACCGCCTCGTCCAGACCACGCTGGACTCCTGGGCCCCTCAGTCCCGGGTTCTTCTCCTCGACCAGGCCAAGAAGATCACCTTCGAGCTCACGGTCAAGCAGCTCGTGAGCTACGACCCGGGGGAATGGACGGAGGCCCTGCGACGCGAGTACCTCCTCCTCATCGAGGGTTTCTTCTCCATCCCCTtcccttccttcctctccttcACCACCTATGGCCGGGCCATCAAG GCGCGGAGGAAGGTGGCGGAGGCGCTGAGGGAGGTGataagaaagaggaaagaggagAAGATGAGGCAGAACGACGACCACGACGACAAGGAGGGacaggggaggagaaagaaggacATGGTTGCGGAGCTCTTGGAAGCGGAGGAGGGATTCTCGGAGGAGGAGATGGTGGACTTCCTGCTGGCTCTGCTGGTGGCCGGCTACGAGACCACCCCGACCATCATGACCCTTGCCGTCAAGTTCGTCACCGACAACCCTCCTGCCCTCTCCTTCCTCGCG GAAGAGCACGAGAAGATCAGAGCTAGGAAGAAGGACGAGATGGAGCCCCTGGACTGGAGCGATTACAAGTCCATGCCCTTCACCCAATGC GTGATCAACGAGACGCTTCGGGTGGCCAACATCGTCGGCGGAATTTTTAGAAGAGCGGTGACGGATCTTCATTTCAAAG GGTACACGATTCCAAAGGGAAGCAAGGTTTTTGCATCGTTCCGAGCCGTGCATCTCGATCCCGAGTACTACGAGGAGGCCCGCACCTTCAATCCTTGGAGATGGCAG ACTAATGATGCTGTCCAGCAAGCGAGTGGGGCAGGCCTATTTACCCCCTTTGGAGGGGGCGCCCGCCTGTGCCCCGGCTACGAGCTTGCCCGGGTTGTTATTTCTgtgttcctccaccacctcgtcaCCCGTTTCAG TTGGGAAGCAGCGGAGGACAAGCTGGTATTCTTCCCCACTACCCGAACTCTCAAGGGCTACCCGATAAACGTGTGTCGACGCAGGAAGTCTCTGTCATGA
- the LOC105046233 gene encoding 3beta,22alpha-dihydroxysteroid 3-dehydrogenase isoform X1: protein MAPAAAASASASAYSRYILLLSTSDHQFLLLPVLMSVVAVLVLQLLRRSSWMRKKMNNSGGGEGKGLPPPGSVGLPLVGETLRLIAAYKTEDPEPFIDERVRRHGRLFTTHVFGERTVFSADPEFNRVVLGGEGRSVECSYPSSISTLLGRHSLLLMRGALHKRMHSLTLTRLASPAAIRDSPLLFHIDRLVQTTLDSWAPQSRVLLLDQAKKITFELTVKQLVSYDPGEWTEALRREYLLLIEGFFSIPFPSFLSFTTYGRAIKVRAWQAWARRKVAEALREVIRKRKEEKMRQNDDHDDKEGQGRRKKDMVAELLEAEEGFSEEEMVDFLLALLVAGYETTPTIMTLAVKFVTDNPPALSFLAEEHEKIRARKKDEMEPLDWSDYKSMPFTQCVINETLRVANIVGGIFRRAVTDLHFKGYTIPKGSKVFASFRAVHLDPEYYEEARTFNPWRWQTNDAVQQASGAGLFTPFGGGARLCPGYELARVVISVFLHHLVTRFSWEAAEDKLVFFPTTRTLKGYPINVCRRRKSLS from the exons ATGGCTCCGGCGGCGGCGGCGTCCGCGTCCGCGTCGGCGTACTCTCGCTACATCCTCCTCCTCTCCACTTCCGACCATCAGTTCCTGCTCCTGCCGGTGCTCATGTCGGTGGTGGCCGTCCTCGTCCTCCAGCTCCTCCGCCGCTCCTCATGGATGAGGAAGAAGATGAATAATAGCGGCGGCGGAGAAGGCAAGGGGCTTCCACCGCCGGGGAGCGTGGGGCTGCCGCTGGTTGGGGAGACGCTGAGGCTGATCGCGGCCTACAAGACGGAGGACCCGGAGCCCTTCATCGACGAGCGGGTGCGGCGGCACGGGCGGCTCTTCACGACGCACGTGTTCGGGGAGCGCACCGTGTTCTCGGCGGACCCGGAGTTCAACCGCGTGGTGCTGGGCGGCGAGGGCCGGTCGGTGGAGTGCAGCTACCCCTCCTCCATCTCGACGCTGCTGGGCCGCCACTCGTTGCTTCTCATGAGGGGGGCCCTCCACAAGCGTATGCACTCCCTCACCCTCACCCGCCTCGCCTCCCCCGCCGCCATCCGCGATTCCCCACTCCTCTTCCACATCGACCGCCTCGTCCAGACCACGCTGGACTCCTGGGCCCCTCAGTCCCGGGTTCTTCTCCTCGACCAGGCCAAGAAGATCACCTTCGAGCTCACGGTCAAGCAGCTCGTGAGCTACGACCCGGGGGAATGGACGGAGGCCCTGCGACGCGAGTACCTCCTCCTCATCGAGGGTTTCTTCTCCATCCCCTtcccttccttcctctccttcACCACCTATGGCCGGGCCATCAAGGTGAGAGCTTGGCAGGCTTGG GCGCGGAGGAAGGTGGCGGAGGCGCTGAGGGAGGTGataagaaagaggaaagaggagAAGATGAGGCAGAACGACGACCACGACGACAAGGAGGGacaggggaggagaaagaaggacATGGTTGCGGAGCTCTTGGAAGCGGAGGAGGGATTCTCGGAGGAGGAGATGGTGGACTTCCTGCTGGCTCTGCTGGTGGCCGGCTACGAGACCACCCCGACCATCATGACCCTTGCCGTCAAGTTCGTCACCGACAACCCTCCTGCCCTCTCCTTCCTCGCG GAAGAGCACGAGAAGATCAGAGCTAGGAAGAAGGACGAGATGGAGCCCCTGGACTGGAGCGATTACAAGTCCATGCCCTTCACCCAATGC GTGATCAACGAGACGCTTCGGGTGGCCAACATCGTCGGCGGAATTTTTAGAAGAGCGGTGACGGATCTTCATTTCAAAG GGTACACGATTCCAAAGGGAAGCAAGGTTTTTGCATCGTTCCGAGCCGTGCATCTCGATCCCGAGTACTACGAGGAGGCCCGCACCTTCAATCCTTGGAGATGGCAG ACTAATGATGCTGTCCAGCAAGCGAGTGGGGCAGGCCTATTTACCCCCTTTGGAGGGGGCGCCCGCCTGTGCCCCGGCTACGAGCTTGCCCGGGTTGTTATTTCTgtgttcctccaccacctcgtcaCCCGTTTCAG TTGGGAAGCAGCGGAGGACAAGCTGGTATTCTTCCCCACTACCCGAACTCTCAAGGGCTACCCGATAAACGTGTGTCGACGCAGGAAGTCTCTGTCATGA
- the LOC105046233 gene encoding 3beta,22alpha-dihydroxysteroid 3-dehydrogenase isoform X3, with protein sequence MAPAAAASASASAYSRYILLLSTSDHQFLLLPVLMSVVAVLVLQLLRRSSWMRKKMNNSGGGEGKGLPPPGSVGLPLVGETLRLIAAYKTEDPEPFIDERVRRHGRLFTTHVFGERTVFSADPEFNRVVLGGEGRSVECSYPSSISTLLGRHSLLLMRGALHKRMHSLTLTRLASPAAIRDSPLLFHIDRLVQTTLDSWAPQSRVLLLDQAKKITFELTVKQLVSYDPGEWTEALRREYLLLIEGFFSIPFPSFLSFTTYGRAIKVRAWQAWARRKVAEALREVIRKRKEEKMRQNDDHDDKEGQGRRKKDMVAELLEAEEGFSEEEMVDFLLALLVAGYETTPTIMTLAVKFVTDNPPALSFLAEEHEKIRARKKDEMEPLDWSDYKSMPFTQCVINETLRVANIVGGIFRRAVTDLHFKGYTIPKGSKVFASFRAVHLDPEYYEEARTFNPWRWQVWSLS encoded by the exons ATGGCTCCGGCGGCGGCGGCGTCCGCGTCCGCGTCGGCGTACTCTCGCTACATCCTCCTCCTCTCCACTTCCGACCATCAGTTCCTGCTCCTGCCGGTGCTCATGTCGGTGGTGGCCGTCCTCGTCCTCCAGCTCCTCCGCCGCTCCTCATGGATGAGGAAGAAGATGAATAATAGCGGCGGCGGAGAAGGCAAGGGGCTTCCACCGCCGGGGAGCGTGGGGCTGCCGCTGGTTGGGGAGACGCTGAGGCTGATCGCGGCCTACAAGACGGAGGACCCGGAGCCCTTCATCGACGAGCGGGTGCGGCGGCACGGGCGGCTCTTCACGACGCACGTGTTCGGGGAGCGCACCGTGTTCTCGGCGGACCCGGAGTTCAACCGCGTGGTGCTGGGCGGCGAGGGCCGGTCGGTGGAGTGCAGCTACCCCTCCTCCATCTCGACGCTGCTGGGCCGCCACTCGTTGCTTCTCATGAGGGGGGCCCTCCACAAGCGTATGCACTCCCTCACCCTCACCCGCCTCGCCTCCCCCGCCGCCATCCGCGATTCCCCACTCCTCTTCCACATCGACCGCCTCGTCCAGACCACGCTGGACTCCTGGGCCCCTCAGTCCCGGGTTCTTCTCCTCGACCAGGCCAAGAAGATCACCTTCGAGCTCACGGTCAAGCAGCTCGTGAGCTACGACCCGGGGGAATGGACGGAGGCCCTGCGACGCGAGTACCTCCTCCTCATCGAGGGTTTCTTCTCCATCCCCTtcccttccttcctctccttcACCACCTATGGCCGGGCCATCAAGGTGAGAGCTTGGCAGGCTTGG GCGCGGAGGAAGGTGGCGGAGGCGCTGAGGGAGGTGataagaaagaggaaagaggagAAGATGAGGCAGAACGACGACCACGACGACAAGGAGGGacaggggaggagaaagaaggacATGGTTGCGGAGCTCTTGGAAGCGGAGGAGGGATTCTCGGAGGAGGAGATGGTGGACTTCCTGCTGGCTCTGCTGGTGGCCGGCTACGAGACCACCCCGACCATCATGACCCTTGCCGTCAAGTTCGTCACCGACAACCCTCCTGCCCTCTCCTTCCTCGCG GAAGAGCACGAGAAGATCAGAGCTAGGAAGAAGGACGAGATGGAGCCCCTGGACTGGAGCGATTACAAGTCCATGCCCTTCACCCAATGC GTGATCAACGAGACGCTTCGGGTGGCCAACATCGTCGGCGGAATTTTTAGAAGAGCGGTGACGGATCTTCATTTCAAAG GGTACACGATTCCAAAGGGAAGCAAGGTTTTTGCATCGTTCCGAGCCGTGCATCTCGATCCCGAGTACTACGAGGAGGCCCGCACCTTCAATCCTTGGAGATGGCAGGTATGGTCGCTGAGCTGA